In Haloimpatiens massiliensis, the following are encoded in one genomic region:
- a CDS encoding phage tail tape measure protein: protein MAYGIKTKIDEQSSRKTLSDFDRLIKQIKQASENNTIDIKFKGLSNEAENINRHVKGMNDNFKGMESSMGTISEFFVKWSIASKTITFSVSQLKNGIQEIININKSNVNTAMITGQSVKDVEKMNMSYLNIAKDLGVLNKEVINGAESWRRSGASLKDVNDNLITTSKLSKIAGMDTAMMADQLITINKQYNLGSKGLKNYASNVALLDNVSTTSSEKINTAMQYSSQTFKQYGFNIQEALALITNASEQSARSGSSLGRGFVSMLTNFTKVQDAVKNGDKETTDAINKSELLLSKKGIALRKNADEFRNIGDVIQDISKNINKFSQKEREMLAFNLGGKENKELFLSTINNMERVNELQNKIKKDSGGKALDDSYNKSVEEIEFKINNLKNSITEFWMKALSSNAIKRGVDGIKTVIDVVSYLTIENKKLGASYVTLSIGSLLMVKNFGKIKFAIGEVIAFMQLLKTEGLATFALLNLNPTVLAITAVAAVLATATYAITKHVKHQKELEEQIKTTKNSYKDLTQAIKENNNEMLKQKVPEFKKMEDELKKAIKAKKEADKVLNFYKSDSMNMMDSGGYGQARANADMANKKLEEQIQVLKKAGLAFNETTGEIYELSKAESQLKNNNLAEKIKNDANAKLKELDKTLELINSYNNLNEVEKKSATQKAELSTLALELKDRIKGLVTATDEHGNTVIVNTDLLKRQVEMLDTEKAGVINSTNVRLASAKNDAVIEVGKTKVVYSEVSKRIDLYRAEAEALRGMANKYKSAGDLINAGLSKDNPLKKSDPLADMLNKKAKSLEGEANELLNAKKMVDSVYSRETPSIPNVNTNVGRGYTPVSSPKSNKKSKSSADKAKRDAEKAQREAEQARKKALDNAISQYDIAIKTIEGKIQNARNRMELYTEDGDKWGNRVSLMKDIEKFTKEQMAQLEAKKKFIQKSLNGNYDSDTKNGLKDKLLDINNTLSNVYTSLKKIKVELIEETYKSRTFGLVKEIKEIKDNIEDIDSSDTFNKKKLDFMDSMIDRLKQQRDITRNYINELERQMRANKDIANRSALEDSIKNYREQLHELNNEVIRNMVNRKNLIKDLTFEIEKLDEFNRVIEQTNENLRKHNYLLADLDLQIELLKEKMDFEGVDKLYGDYISAMNGKIVELRNQSKELSSAMDGLQKEFKLKFGVDISSMSKKDLNNLYQSMFATRVTGSKEEKEALEKQAELFKRLMDDYYQLTEAIQENGEALGGMTNEILKKQKEQADYILNLQKELQDKAKDMMLKHKDDEKKVLDERLKNFKEFIDKRQKELDKTWKQEDYDRDLQKKKEEEAKLIAEIESKSRVTDLQGRAEVKRLEEELAKIQEDISNFERDHNRDMIKENLNDQLEKADKENEEANKKLDEFYSDKNLNQMSYEAIANGYFKDIHGNTIMLKDAMIDYIKTTSDGLSVIGQKIQDEIIAKLIGLQQFFKDGLNFGGISNIGTPISNPIVMNPIGGGIGGNGSIDIGKLIGGNIGNIQPIINNPIMPVPIINTPMGSDKMNKEIKIYVDSINRVDGNIYDRDDIMKMMEEGGIKSTEKFENYLISDGKM from the coding sequence ATGGCTTACGGTATAAAAACGAAAATAGATGAACAGAGTTCTAGAAAAACTTTAAGTGATTTTGACAGATTAATAAAGCAGATAAAACAAGCAAGTGAAAATAATACTATAGATATAAAATTTAAAGGTCTTAGCAATGAAGCTGAAAACATAAATAGACATGTAAAAGGGATGAATGACAATTTTAAGGGAATGGAAAGTAGTATGGGTACTATATCAGAATTTTTTGTTAAGTGGAGTATAGCATCCAAAACGATTACTTTTTCAGTGAGTCAATTAAAAAATGGAATACAAGAAATTATTAATATAAATAAAAGTAATGTAAATACAGCTATGATAACTGGACAATCTGTTAAAGATGTAGAAAAAATGAATATGAGTTATTTAAACATAGCAAAAGATTTAGGTGTATTAAACAAAGAGGTTATAAACGGAGCAGAAAGTTGGAGAAGGTCAGGAGCTTCATTAAAAGATGTAAATGATAATTTAATTACAACTTCTAAACTTAGTAAAATAGCAGGAATGGACACTGCAATGATGGCAGACCAATTAATAACTATTAACAAACAATACAATTTAGGTTCTAAGGGGTTAAAGAATTATGCTTCAAATGTGGCTTTATTGGATAATGTTTCCACAACCTCGAGTGAAAAAATAAATACTGCTATGCAATATAGTTCACAGACATTTAAACAATATGGATTTAATATACAGGAAGCTTTAGCACTGATAACGAATGCAAGTGAGCAATCAGCCCGAAGCGGAAGCTCATTAGGACGAGGTTTTGTATCTATGCTGACTAACTTTACTAAGGTTCAAGATGCGGTAAAAAATGGAGATAAGGAAACCACAGATGCAATTAATAAATCTGAACTTTTATTGTCTAAAAAGGGAATAGCATTAAGAAAGAATGCAGATGAATTTAGAAATATTGGAGATGTAATACAAGATATTTCTAAAAACATTAATAAGTTTTCCCAAAAGGAAAGAGAAATGTTAGCATTTAATTTAGGTGGAAAAGAAAATAAAGAATTGTTTTTATCCACTATAAATAATATGGAAAGAGTAAATGAATTACAAAATAAAATAAAAAAGGATTCTGGTGGAAAAGCACTAGACGATTCTTATAATAAGAGTGTAGAAGAAATAGAATTTAAAATAAATAATCTTAAAAATTCAATTACTGAATTTTGGATGAAAGCTTTAAGTTCTAATGCTATAAAAAGAGGAGTAGATGGTATAAAAACGGTAATAGATGTAGTAAGCTACCTTACTATAGAAAATAAAAAACTAGGAGCTAGTTATGTGACTTTATCTATAGGAAGTTTATTAATGGTAAAGAATTTTGGAAAAATAAAGTTTGCCATTGGTGAAGTTATTGCATTTATGCAACTCCTTAAAACAGAGGGTTTAGCCACTTTTGCACTATTGAATTTAAATCCTACTGTGTTAGCTATAACCGCAGTGGCTGCAGTTCTTGCTACGGCTACATATGCTATAACTAAACACGTCAAACATCAAAAAGAATTAGAAGAACAAATTAAAACAACAAAAAATAGCTATAAAGATTTAACACAAGCAATAAAAGAAAATAATAACGAGATGTTAAAACAAAAAGTTCCAGAATTTAAGAAGATGGAAGATGAATTAAAGAAAGCTATAAAAGCTAAAAAAGAAGCAGACAAAGTTCTGAATTTTTATAAATCAGATTCCATGAATATGATGGATAGTGGCGGATATGGACAAGCAAGAGCAAATGCGGATATGGCAAATAAGAAATTAGAGGAGCAAATACAAGTATTAAAAAAAGCAGGACTTGCGTTCAATGAAACAACAGGAGAAATTTATGAATTAAGTAAAGCAGAAAGCCAATTGAAAAACAACAATTTAGCTGAAAAAATTAAAAATGATGCAAATGCTAAATTAAAGGAATTAGATAAAACTTTAGAGTTAATAAATTCTTATAATAATTTAAATGAAGTAGAAAAGAAATCCGCTACACAAAAGGCAGAGTTAAGTACATTGGCGTTAGAATTAAAGGATAGAATAAAAGGATTAGTTACTGCCACGGATGAGCATGGAAATACAGTAATTGTAAACACAGATTTATTAAAAAGACAAGTTGAAATGCTAGATACAGAAAAAGCTGGTGTAATTAATTCTACAAATGTAAGATTAGCAAGTGCTAAAAATGATGCAGTTATTGAAGTAGGAAAAACTAAAGTTGTTTATAGCGAAGTAAGTAAAAGAATAGATTTGTATAGAGCGGAAGCAGAAGCGTTGCGAGGAATGGCTAATAAATATAAATCGGCAGGGGATTTGATAAATGCAGGATTAAGTAAAGATAATCCGTTGAAAAAATCCGACCCACTTGCAGATATGTTAAACAAAAAAGCAAAGTCTTTGGAAGGTGAAGCAAATGAATTATTAAACGCTAAAAAAATGGTAGACAGTGTTTATAGTCGAGAAACTCCAAGTATTCCTAATGTAAATACAAATGTTGGTAGAGGATATACGCCTGTAAGTTCTCCGAAAAGTAATAAAAAATCTAAATCTTCTGCGGACAAAGCAAAACGAGATGCTGAAAAGGCACAACGTGAAGCAGAACAAGCACGTAAAAAAGCTCTTGATAATGCTATATCACAATATGATATAGCAATAAAAACAATCGAAGGTAAGATTCAAAATGCTAGAAATCGCATGGAGTTGTATACGGAAGATGGCGACAAATGGGGTAATAGAGTTTCATTAATGAAAGATATAGAGAAGTTTACCAAAGAACAAATGGCTCAATTGGAAGCTAAAAAGAAGTTTATTCAAAAGTCACTAAATGGAAATTATGATAGTGATACGAAGAATGGATTAAAAGATAAATTATTAGATATTAATAATACTTTGTCTAATGTTTATACTTCATTGAAGAAAATTAAAGTAGAACTTATAGAAGAAACATATAAATCTAGAACTTTTGGACTAGTAAAAGAGATAAAAGAAATAAAAGACAACATAGAAGATATAGATTCATCGGATACATTTAATAAAAAGAAGTTGGATTTTATGGATTCTATGATAGACAGATTGAAACAACAGAGAGATATAACAAGAAATTACATAAACGAACTAGAAAGACAGATGAGAGCAAATAAGGACATAGCAAACAGAAGTGCATTAGAGGACAGTATAAAGAATTATAGAGAACAACTTCATGAGTTGAATAATGAAGTAATAAGAAATATGGTAAATAGAAAAAACTTAATTAAAGACCTAACATTTGAAATAGAAAAACTAGACGAATTTAATCGTGTAATTGAGCAAACTAATGAAAATCTTAGAAAGCATAATTATTTATTAGCTGACCTTGATTTACAAATTGAATTACTAAAAGAAAAAATGGATTTTGAAGGAGTAGATAAACTTTATGGTGATTATATATCAGCTATGAATGGTAAAATAGTCGAATTAAGAAATCAATCCAAAGAATTATCATCCGCTATGGATGGTTTACAAAAGGAATTTAAACTTAAATTCGGTGTAGATATTTCTTCTATGTCAAAGAAAGATTTGAATAATCTGTATCAATCAATGTTTGCGACTAGAGTAACTGGCAGTAAAGAAGAAAAGGAAGCGTTAGAAAAACAAGCAGAATTATTTAAACGATTAATGGATGACTATTATCAATTAACTGAAGCTATTCAAGAAAACGGTGAAGCACTAGGTGGAATGACTAATGAAATCTTGAAAAAGCAAAAGGAACAAGCTGATTATATCCTGAACCTACAAAAGGAATTACAGGATAAGGCTAAAGACATGATGTTAAAACACAAGGACGATGAAAAAAAAGTATTAGATGAAAGATTAAAGAATTTCAAGGAATTTATTGATAAAAGACAAAAGGAATTAGATAAGACATGGAAACAAGAAGATTACGACAGAGATTTACAAAAAAAGAAAGAGGAAGAAGCTAAACTTATAGCCGAAATTGAATCTAAGAGTAGAGTTACTGATTTACAAGGAAGGGCAGAAGTTAAACGACTTGAAGAAGAACTAGCCAAAATACAAGAAGATATTTCTAACTTTGAAAGAGACCACAATAGAGATATGATTAAAGAAAACTTAAATGACCAACTTGAAAAAGCTGATAAGGAAAACGAAGAAGCTAATAAAAAGCTAGACGAATTCTACAGTGACAAAAACTTAAATCAAATGTCATATGAAGCTATTGCAAATGGTTATTTCAAAGACATTCATGGTAATACTATTATGCTTAAAGACGCTATGATTGATTATATTAAAACAACCAGTGACGGATTAAGTGTCATAGGTCAAAAAATACAAGATGAAATTATAGCAAAATTAATAGGTTTACAACAATTCTTCAAAGATGGGTTAAATTTCGGTGGAATAAGTAATAT